A stretch of DNA from Chloroflexota bacterium:
TGGATCTCTGTTCCGTCCTCGGGGTGGTCCCGAAAGCCTGTCGCCCCTATCGGGCCCAGACCAAGGGCAAGGTGGAGCGGATGGTGCGGGAGCTGAAGGAGAGTTTCCTCCCCTGGCTCAGCGGCCAGGTGTTGCCGCTCCAGCCCACCATCGACGACTACGACGCCCTGGCCCGGCGCTGGATCGACGAGATCGTCCTGCAGCGCACCCACCGGACGACCGGGCGGATCGTCGGCGAGGCATGGGCGGAGGAGAAGGGGCGGCTCACCCGGATCCCGGCGCGCATCCTGGCCGGCTTCAGTGGGCACCGGTCGGTGGCGCCAGCGCCAGCGAACGTGATCGATCTCGTGCAGCGGCGAGTCGGCGAGGTGGTGCAACAGCGCGAGCTTGCCGAGTACGAGGTGGCGCTATGAACGCCGCGAGTGAGGCGACGAGCTACCAGCGGCTGCGGGAGCACCTCGCCTATCTCGGGCTCAGTGCCGCGGCCCAGCAGCTCGCTCCAGTGCTGGACGAGGCGACGAAAGAGCAGCACTCGGCGACGCAGGTGCTGGAGCGGCTGCTGGCCTGTGAGGTGGCGGAGACCCGGGCCCGCCGCCTGCGCGGGCGGCTCCGGTTCGCCCACTACCCGGTGCACAAGACCCTGGCGGAGTTCGACTTCGATTTCCAGCCCCATCTGGATCGGAAGCTGGTGGCCGAGCTCTCGACCCTCCGGTTCGTGGAGGAGCGGCGGAATGTCATCCTGCTCGGGCCACCTGGGGTAGGGAAGACGCATCTGGCCATCGGGCTCGGCATCGCAGCCACCGAGGCCGGATACCGGACGTACTTCACGACGGCGATGGACATGGTGCACGCCCTGGAAGCGGCACACCGGGATGGGACGGCTCCCTACAAGCTGCGGACCTATCTGAGCCCGTCGGTGCTGGTGATCGACGAGCTGGGCTATCTCCCGTTCGACCAGGCGTCGGCGAACTGGATCTTC
This window harbors:
- the istB gene encoding IS21-like element helper ATPase IstB produces the protein MNAASEATSYQRLREHLAYLGLSAAAQQLAPVLDEATKEQHSATQVLERLLACEVAETRARRLRGRLRFAHYPVHKTLAEFDFDFQPHLDRKLVAELSTLRFVEERRNVILLGPPGVGKTHLAIGLGIAATEAGYRTYFTTAMDMVHALEAAHRDGTAPYKLRTYLSPSVLVIDELGYLPFDQASANWIFQVVSRRADRASIVLTSNRGFGDWGQVFADPVVAAAIVDRLLGNATVVNIRGRSYRMRAYQDPPPEEGGAAIIR